GATTGGTAGTCGATACTTCCAACGACAAGATCGTAGATGCGGCCTGTTCCTCCACAGTCCAACTGACGTCTGATTTTGCTCGGTCGATCTTTATCGGTCATTCGATTATGGCGTCGGACGAAATTGGCGAAGAGATTCGTTTTCGGTATTTTGGATCTTCCCAAAAAACATTGATCGCAGCGTTTAAGGACGCGCAAAAGAAGTACAAACAAGCAGTTTCCACGAGAAATAAAGCCACAGTCACCAAATGAATACACCCGCTGCTTTATTTATTCGTATGCTCGGCATACACGTAAGTAAAACCCAGCAAATGCCATGATCGCGTGCATTTGCTGGGTTTTTTGCTTATTACGAGAGGTCAGTTTTTGATGAAAAGGAGGAGAGTCCTTGCTATCTTTTGTCTTCCGCAGATTTATCTCCATGATCGTGACGTTATGGCTCATCATTACCCTCACCTTTTTCCTGATGCATGCCGTTCCAGGATCTCCTTTTGAAAAAGAAGGAAAGGCATTAAACGAAGCAGTTGCAGCGAACCTCAATGCCTACTACAACCTGGATAAGCCGCTACTTGTCCAATACGGGCTGTACTTGCAAAAGCTGGTGCAGTTTGACCTTGGACCATCCATTGCCAACAGCTCGGATACGGTCAACAAAATGATCGCCCGTGGATTCCCCGTCTCTTTTCAACTCGGACTGATATCTGTCGTTTTTGCGATTGTCACTGGTATCGCGCTTGGTGTGATCGCCGCGCTACGACATAACCGTCTCATTGATTATCTTGCTATGATTATTGCTGTTATCGGGATATCTGTTCCCAGCTTTGTTGTTGCTTCCTTATTAATCAAATATTTGGCGGTCGAGTGGAAGCTGTTGCCGACTGCAACGTGGGGGTCTTGGCAGCATGTGATTATGCCAGCACTTGCATTAGCGTTTGGTCCGATTGCGATTATCGCTCGTTTGACCCGTACCAACATGCTGGAAGTGTTGACCCAGGAATACATTGAAACTGCTCGTGCAAAAGGGCTGTCTCCAGCGACGATTGTGTTGAAGCACGCACTGCGTAATGCGATTTTGCCTGTCGTCACGCTTTTAGGCGCACTGATTGCCAACGTTTTAACGGGAAGCTTTGTGATCGAAAAAATATTTGCGATTCCTGGGATGGGGAAATATTTCGTCGCTGGCATTAATAACCGCGACTATTCCGTCATTATGGGAACGACCGTCTTCTATAGCGCACTTTTGATTTTCCTGATGTTTGTCGTCGATGTACTATACGGCATCATTGATCCACGAATTAAGCTGCATCGAAAGGAGAGCGAAGGATGATCGTTTCTGATGATTTATTTATCCCTATGCGAAAAGACAACCTCAATGCGGAAGCGATTGTGCGACCTCAACTGACGTTTTGGCAAGAAGCTTGGCTTCGGCTCAGAGGAAACAAGCTGGCTCTGATGGGGTTGGTGATTATTATCCTGCTTGGGATTATGGCTACGATTGGGCCGATGATCTCTGGTCATGAATACGCCAAACAGTCGATTATTATGAAAAACAAACCTCCATCCGAAGCGAACTGGTTTGGTACTGATGATTTTGGTCGCGATGTGTTTACCCGTGTTTGGTATGGTGCACGCATTTCCCTGTTTGTCGGTTTGACGGCAGCGCTTATCGATTTTTTCATTGGTGTCTTGTATGGAGGAATTGCCGGATATATGGGCGGACGAATCGATAATATCATGATGCGCTTCGTCGATATTTTGTACGGACTTCCTTATTTGTTGGTTGTGATTTTGCTGATGGTCGTCATGGGGCCTGGACTTTTAACCATTATTATCGCGTTAAGTGCGACTGGCTGGATCGGGATGGCCCGGACTGTGCGCGGTCAGGTTCTGCAAATGAAAAACTCGGAGTACGTACTGGCGGCAAAAACAATGGGGGCAAAGCCTTTCTACATCATTCGCAAGCACCTGCTACCCAACACAATTGGCATCATCATCGTCTATGTTACGTTATCTGTTCCATCTGCGATTTTTGCAGAGGCGTTTCTGAGCTTTCTCGGTCTTGGTATTCAGGCGCCGATGGCTAGCTGGGGAGTGATGGCGAACGATGGACTCCCCACCCTTTTGTCCGGTCATTGGTGGCGGCTCTTTTTCCCTGCTTTCCTCATCTCGCTGACGATGCTCGCGTTCAACGTGCTCGGTGATGGCTTGCGCGATGCGTTCGATCCGAAGTCAAGGAGGTAGGCAACATGAATAAAACGGAAAAGCTGCTGGAAGTCAGTGGGCTTCGGGTCACATTCAAGACGCATGGCGGTGAAGTGAACGCTGTTCGGGACGTGAACTTTACCTTGAACAAAGGGGAGACACTGGCGATTGTTGGTGAATCTGGATGTGGGAAAAGCGTGACTGCAAGGAGCATTATGCGTTTGATCCCGGAGCATATCGGAAAAATCGCAGGAGGAAGCATTCATTTTAAAGGGCAG
This genomic stretch from Brevibacillus brevis harbors:
- a CDS encoding DUF3870 domain-containing protein; this encodes MFDKDTIYIVGDAQSSSNNPITQQFSAFFIGLVVDTSNDKIVDAACSSTVQLTSDFARSIFIGHSIMASDEIGEEIRFRYFGSSQKTLIAAFKDAQKKYKQAVSTRNKATVTK
- a CDS encoding ABC transporter permease; protein product: MLSFVFRRFISMIVTLWLIITLTFFLMHAVPGSPFEKEGKALNEAVAANLNAYYNLDKPLLVQYGLYLQKLVQFDLGPSIANSSDTVNKMIARGFPVSFQLGLISVVFAIVTGIALGVIAALRHNRLIDYLAMIIAVIGISVPSFVVASLLIKYLAVEWKLLPTATWGSWQHVIMPALALAFGPIAIIARLTRTNMLEVLTQEYIETARAKGLSPATIVLKHALRNAILPVVTLLGALIANVLTGSFVIEKIFAIPGMGKYFVAGINNRDYSVIMGTTVFYSALLIFLMFVVDVLYGIIDPRIKLHRKESEG
- a CDS encoding ABC transporter permease; this encodes MRKDNLNAEAIVRPQLTFWQEAWLRLRGNKLALMGLVIIILLGIMATIGPMISGHEYAKQSIIMKNKPPSEANWFGTDDFGRDVFTRVWYGARISLFVGLTAALIDFFIGVLYGGIAGYMGGRIDNIMMRFVDILYGLPYLLVVILLMVVMGPGLLTIIIALSATGWIGMARTVRGQVLQMKNSEYVLAAKTMGAKPFYIIRKHLLPNTIGIIIVYVTLSVPSAIFAEAFLSFLGLGIQAPMASWGVMANDGLPTLLSGHWWRLFFPAFLISLTMLAFNVLGDGLRDAFDPKSRR